A genomic region of Populus nigra chromosome 11, ddPopNigr1.1, whole genome shotgun sequence contains the following coding sequences:
- the LOC133668676 gene encoding polygalacturonase-like — protein sequence MGLKVVSSAVISVSLFLLLASTAKAQSRGVFDVTKNGAAGKDITEALTNAWKDACASTNPSKVLIPSGTYSLRKLTLAGPCKAAIELQVDGMLKAPVDPNQFSGGHWVNFEHVDKFTLSGSGTFDGQGKAAWSKSTCQKDKDCDSLPMNLRFDFITNALVRDITSQDSKNFHVNVLGCKNLTFQHFTVSAPGDSVNTDGIHVGQSTGIYIIDSKIGTGDDCISVGDGTEELHITGVTCGPGHGISVGSLGKYPNEKPVSGIFVKNCTISDTTNGVRIKSWPALYGGVASNMHFEDIVMNNVQNPVIIDQVYCPWNQCSLKVLPFLLP from the exons ATGGGCCTGAAAGTTGTCTCCTCAGCAGTAATATCAGTCtcactatttttattgttagCATCAACTGCTAAAGCCCAATCAAGAGGTGTCTTCGATGTGACTAAAAATGGTGCTGCCGGTAAAGATATCACAGag GCTTTAACCAATGCTTGGAAAGATGCTTGTGCTTCAACAAACCCCAGCAAAGTTCTTATTCCAAGTGGGACATACTCGTTACGGAAATTGACTCTAGCAGGTCCTTGCAAGGCTGCGATTGAGCTCCAAGTTGATGGCATGTTGAAGGCACCGGTTGACCCAAATCAGTTCTCAGGAGGTCATTGGGTTAATTTCGAACACGTTGATAAATTTACATTGTCGGGAAGCGGCACTTTTGATGGGCAGGGAAAGGCTGCGTGGAGCAAAAGTACATGTCAGAAAGATAAAGATTGTGACAGCCTCCCAATG AATTTAAGGTTCGATTTCATCACCAATGCATTAGTCCGAGACATAACTAGTCAAGATAGCAAGAACTTTCATGTTAACGTCTTGGGGTGCAAAAACCTCACCTTCCAGCATTTTACCGTGAGTGCACCTGGTGACAGTGTAAACACCGATGGAATCCATGTCGGCCAATCTACTGGGATCTACATTATCGATTCAAAAATTGGCACAGGCGATGATTGTATCTCCGTGGGAGATGGCACCGAAGAACTACATATCACAGGAGTAACATGTGGACCTGGCCATGGCATCAGTGTTGGAAGTTTAGGGAAATACCCCAATGAGAAACCTGTTTCTGGAATATTTGTCAAGAATTGCACCATCTCAGATACCACAAATGGCGTTAGAATAAAATCTTGGCCAGCTTTATACGGTGGTGTCGCATCTAACATGCATTTTGAGGATATTGTCATGAACAATGTCCAGAACCCTGTCATCATAGATCAAGTGTATTGCCCATGGAACCAATGCAGTCTAAAGGTATTGCCTTTTCTGTTACCATAA